A genomic window from Vitis riparia cultivar Riparia Gloire de Montpellier isolate 1030 chromosome 16, EGFV_Vit.rip_1.0, whole genome shotgun sequence includes:
- the LOC117933182 gene encoding F-box protein At5g03100-like: MAPRSPKSQHEASSKRLREMDEDRISNLPDSVISHIFSFLPTKTAVCTSVLSKTWEHKWTLTPTLVFESLFLWDRDTRDFTRFISRTLLLHNSSIKIKHLFIEMDYEKDPYLDSCLNLWLQFVRTRDVEELSLQFADAIFQDCPWSIFDDGPEGYLLPQCLYTHPSIKRLTTNYCIVGPSRVVSWPSLKSLSLRLAVVSEDTLQKILLGSCSLEFLMLEHCEFRFDRLDICSASLKDLVIHSVLEPKTGDKFDVLQISAPNLLYLEISGHYYQRKFQLLDVSSLVEAWFDFDLFVDDGNFDYSVEEYVKKKTQERRENLKVYSSMLRELLEKVAHVEELTLGHWCIMVSFLHPIP, from the coding sequence ATGGCGCCCAGAAGCCCCAAATCTCAGCATGAAGCCTCGTCCAAAAGGCTGAGAGAAATGGATGAAGATAGAATCAGCAATTTACCAGACTCCGTCATCTCCCACATCTTTTCATTTCTCCCAACTAAAACTGCTGTATGTACCAGTGTACTTTCAAAAACATGGGAACACAAGTGGACATTAACACCAACCCTCGTCTTCGAGAGCCTTTTCTTATGGGATAGAGACACTAGAGATTTCACTCGTTTCATCAGTCGAACCCTCCTTCTCCACAACTCTAGTATTAAGATCAAGCATTTGTTCATTGAAATGGACTACGAGAAGGACCCTTATCTCGACAGTTGCCTCAACTTGTGGCTTCAATTTGTCCGAACCAGAGACGTAGAAGAGCTGAGTCTACAATTTGCTGACGCAATCTTCCAGGACTGTCCGTGGAGTATTTTCGATGATGGCCCGGAAGGCTATTTGTTACCTCAATGTCTCTACACCCATCCTTCAATAAAACGCTTGACTACTAATTACTGTATTGTTGGTCCTTCTCGGGTAGTTTCTTGGCCTTCCCTCAAGAGCTTATCATTGAGGTTAGCAGTTGTGAGTGAGGACACGCTTCAAAAAATTTTACTGGGCAGCTGTTCTTTAGAGTTCTTAATGTTGGAACATTGTGAGTTTCGTTTTGATAGGCTCGACATTTGCTCTGCAAGTCTGAAAGATTTGGTGATCCATTCTGTTTTGGAGCCTAAAACTGGAGACAAGTTTGATGTGTTGCAAATTTCGGCTCCTAATCTTCTGTATCTGGAAATTTCGGGGCATTACTATCAGAGAAAGTTCCAGTTATTGGATGTATCATCTTTGGTTGAAGCGTGGTTTGATTTTGATCTATTTGTTGATGATGGAAATTTCGACTATTCTGTTGAAGAGTATGTTAAAAAGAAGACACAAGAAAGGAGAGAAAATCTCAAAGTGTACAGCAGCATGTTAAGAGAACTTCTTGAAAAAGTTGCACATGTTGAGGAACTTACTCTAGGGCATTGGTGTATTATGGTATCATTTCTTCACCCTATcccttga
- the LOC117933183 gene encoding CLAVATA3/ESR (CLE)-related protein 1-like, with product MGSGFNGMYGMYREVPGGPDPLHNGRKGKMGKDTYGTYREVPGGPDPLHNGRKGQMGEGTYGTYQEVSGGPNPSHNGQKAGQMGKDMYGVYREVPGGPDPLHNGWKGQTGKDSYGMYREVPGGPDPLHNGRKGYMGSKT from the coding sequence ATGGGAAGCGGCTTTAATGGAATGTATGGCATGTATCGTGAAGTACCTGGTGGTCCAGATCCATTACATAACGGAAGGAAAGGTAAGATGGGAAAGGACACATATGGAACGTATCGTGAAGTGCCTGGAGGTCCAGATCCATTACACAATGGAAGGAAAGGTCAGATGGGAGAGGGCACATATGGAACGTATCAGGAGGTGTCTGGTGGTCCAAATCCATCACATAACGGACAGAAAGCAGGTCAGATGGGAAAGGACATGTATGGAGTGTATCGTGAAGTGCCTGGTGGTCCAGATCCATTGCATAACGGATGGAAAGGTCAGACGGGAAAGGACTCCTACGGAATGTATCGTGAAGTACCTGGAGGTCCAGATCCATTACATAATGGAAGGAAAGGTTATATGGGATCAAAAACATAA